The Candidatus Methylomirabilis sp. region GCCTATAACGATGGGATGGGTGGGGGGGGCTTTCAAAACAATAACCATGGACAGGCCTCCTTCGACGCGGCTCAGGACAGGCACTGGATCGGCGTGGGGAAACTTACCCCCGGACTCATCCACGAGATCAACAACACCCTCTGCGCGATCGGCAACTATCTCCAGCTCCTCATGCTCGAACGGGAGCGTCGGGGCTGGGACATCTTAAAGCCGCTTCAGGCGATGAGCAACTCGCTCGAGCGTACTCAGATCCTCACCCAGCGGGTTGCGGTGTACGCCAGAGAGCCGGCGCGTCCCCAGTCTCGCCTCCAGATGCACGATCTGCTGAAGGAGGCGATTGTGCTCGCGCACTTGCATCGAGCATTTCGAGAGATCCACCTCCGCCAAGCGTTCGCCGATAACCTACCTGAGATCGAAGGCGATCCCAGGTCGCTGATGGATGCCTTCCTCGATCTGCTGGCATGTGCCGCGTCGGTCGTAGGGCGAGGGGGCACACTCGCCATCTCAACCGCATCGACCGCAGGCTGGGTTGGAGTAAGTTTTAGCGGGGCCGGCCAGTGGCCGCAATGCTCGGACGAGAGCCTGACCCTTGCCCGCCAGATTATCGAGCACCAGGGGGGCCAAGTAGTTCGTGAAGCGCAACCGGGATCGACCGAAGGGCAACTCTCGGTCTGGCTCAGGGCAGGGAGGCAGGAAGGATTGGGCGAGAGAGGGGCGTAGCGATTCACCCGATCGGTTCGTCCCCGCCTCGCGAGGTGAGTGCGACAGCCTGGACGAGGGCGTCCTGAAGCTGTGCTACCGTGTATGGCTTAGCCAGAATCAAGTCCACTCCCGTCCCCTCGAGCCGGTCACGCTCTACTGCATCACCCCAGCCGGTGACCAGGATTACGGGAAGCTGTGGCCACCGGGCTTTGACCGCCTGAGCAACCTCCCACCCCGACATCTCCGGCATTCCAAGATCGGTGAGCACCAGATCGAAGCGCTCCGTCGCGAGGTGCGTGAGGCCCTCTTCGCCGCTGGTTGCGATGGCTGCCTCGTGGCCCAGGATGTGCAGGAGATCGGAGAGGGTCTCGGCAAGGAGAGGCTCGTCGTCGATGACGAGGAGTGTGAGCGGGCGGGTGATGGGGGGTGGGGCGGTGGACGGCTGGACCACATCGGCGGCCGCCACCTCGGCTACCGGCAGGCGCATGGTGATCGTTGTCCCCTGTCCTTCTGCGCTCTGGACGGTGATCTCGCCCTCGTGGCGGCTAACGATGCCATAGACCATGCTGAGACCGAGCCCGGTCCCGCGCACCCCCTTCGTGGTAAAAAACGGCTCAAAGAGGCGGGCCTGCACGGCCGGCGACATCCCGACCCCGGTATCGGTCACGCTGAGTTCAACCCATTCGCGTACACTCCCGGTTACAGGTACCGGGATCCGGGTGCCCGGATCTGAGGTCCGCACCTCTCCGATCACGGAACCGGACACCTGCCTCGTCGTGATCGTAATCGTCCCACCCTGCGGCATGGCGTCGAGCGCGTTGAAAAAGAGGTTGGTGAGTGCCTCGCGCAACTCGGCAGCGTGGCCCAGGATCGGCGGCGTCTCAGCAAGCGCCGTCCGGACCGTGATCCGCGACCCCGCTGCTTCGGCCTGATCCTTCCAGCGGGGTCGGCTGACTGCGAGGACCTGCTCGACGATCCTGCCGAGCGATACCGGCCCGAATGCCTCCGTGTTCCTCGGGCGGGTCGCCTCGCGGATCTTGCGGATCGTCTCGGCCGCATCCTGCGCTGCCTGGTGCTGCCGTTCGAGGCACTCCAGGAGGCGAGCGCCCCCCTCCACGCCCTGTAGGGCGGCCGCGACCGGCCCCCGGTCGAGGACGAGCCGCATGAGCTGGGCCTGTCCAAGGATCCCCATCAACGCATTATTGAAGTCGTGGGCGACCCCAGCCGCCATCTGGCCCATCGCCCGGAGCCGCTCGGCCTCAAGGAGACGGGCCTGCATCCGCTCCAGTTCCTCGACCTTCGCGCCAAGCTGAGTCGCGGCCACGCGCTGGTCCTCGAAGAGGCGGGCATTAGCCACGGCCATCCCGATCGTGGCCCCGATGGTGGTCAAGAACGGAAAGTCCCCATTGGGAAAGGAGTGGGGAGCACGGGTGGCCACATCCAGGGTGCCGACCACCTTGCCTGCAGCCTTCAGGGGGATCGCAGCGAGGGTGTTGAAGCCCGCCTCGATCACCTGCTTCCGGAGAAAACGGGGGTCCTTGGATAGGTCGGCGGTGGTTAAGACCTCGCCAGAGAGGGCCACCCGTCCCGGGAACCCCTCCCCGAGCTTGAAGCGGGATATCTGCTGGAATGTCTCCGGAGCCAGCCCCCGATGTCGGACCAGGACGACCTCGCCCTGCTCTTCATCCAGCAGAAAGATCTCGCCTGCTTCGACGCCCAGACCGAGCAGCGTCGCATCCAGGGCCTGGTCCAGGATCTCATTGAGTGAAAGGGTACCGCTGACGGCCGTCCCGATCTGATTCATGGCCGTAAGCTCTC contains the following coding sequences:
- a CDS encoding ATP-binding protein, with protein sequence MRGSIFERFTLLSVLIAFAALIPLAVFGLYAIQVVSNHLVRESVEKLQRSVVDDADKIKRVFDMAQDDLPILSQLPAVRELVRAKAGTNLREIELARTVVEQVFLTFSSNRKVYDQIRYLDENGREVVRVDYDGIHPPRLIPWKSLQETRQRDYFSEAMTLGPGQVYISPLGLNREDGQIEVPYHPVIRYATPLFDDAGHRRGIVIINLMAGPLLEALYQEAKAARKEVYVVDQEGFYLLHPDPAKQWGSPRDLNTGERIQRDFPTLATQILSRHAVATVMGEQAITAQPVPGRGQRTAAGSIIQEHVVTSQSLTLSSSRSGPSLVIVEKVPTSVVLAAITDLRLYLLILLVGMGAVALMGAVLIGEKLARPIVALEKAATQIRQGDLGARVKAGGSHEIAALGEAFNAMAEGLTQASSQIERQLRELTAMNQIGTAVSGTLSLNEILDQALDATLLGLGVEAGEIFLLDEEQGEVVLVRHRGLAPETFQQISRFKLGEGFPGRVALSGEVLTTADLSKDPRFLRKQVIEAGFNTLAAIPLKAAGKVVGTLDVATRAPHSFPNGDFPFLTTIGATIGMAVANARLFEDQRVAATQLGAKVEELERMQARLLEAERLRAMGQMAAGVAHDFNNALMGILGQAQLMRLVLDRGPVAAALQGVEGGARLLECLERQHQAAQDAAETIRKIREATRPRNTEAFGPVSLGRIVEQVLAVSRPRWKDQAEAAGSRITVRTALAETPPILGHAAELREALTNLFFNALDAMPQGGTITITTRQVSGSVIGEVRTSDPGTRIPVPVTGSVREWVELSVTDTGVGMSPAVQARLFEPFFTTKGVRGTGLGLSMVYGIVSRHEGEITVQSAEGQGTTITMRLPVAEVAAADVVQPSTAPPPITRPLTLLVIDDEPLLAETLSDLLHILGHEAAIATSGEEGLTHLATERFDLVLTDLGMPEMSGWEVAQAVKARWPQLPVILVTGWGDAVERDRLEGTGVDLILAKPYTVAQLQDALVQAVALTSRGGDEPIG